GGAGGACAGATCCCATCGTGACGTTCGACGGTGTGACAGTGTTCGTCGAGATCGTCGGTAGAGTATTCCACGATACATTCGTCGTCACCGACCTCGACGTGGCGAACTGACCCGTTGCAGCCGAGAACCGACATCGGACAGTCCTGATCGACCGAAACCCGAACCGTCGTTTCGAGGCGTTGCACTTCGCTCTGCAAGCCACTGCCCCGTTCGGCCTCGTTCGAAACGACGACTGGTTCTACGAGGCGATTGTAGAAGGGCATGTCCGTATCACGTGTTGGGTGGCCCATAGGGTTGGCCTCGATTTCTACGATTTGGGAACGCTACACTCGACTGCGGGATTTTGCGATGGACGACGTCGAGGCCCGGCCGAGTCCCGCTCGCGTACGCGACCATCGACGGCATCTCGTCGGTGGGGGTTATCGTCACGCCGACGAACACCGCACCGATGGCGATGTTGCCGAGGTGGCGGGAGAACGGTAGTTCGTCGCCCCTGACCTCATCGGTCTTTCAGGACCGCGTTCGCCAGCGCCGCGCCGAAGCCCAAGGGGAGGTCGATGCCTACGGGGAGTCCAGCAAAGCGGATCCGGAGCGGTCCCTCGACGCCGTGGACCTCACGGTGTGCATCGACGGCGAGGCGGTCGACGATCCGGTCCGGCACTGGGGTGCGTTCGAGCGAAACGACGAGGGGAACTGGATCGTGTGGTGGAGCTACGTGACGCCGCCGAAGTCACCCGGCCTGCACGGGTTCGAGGTCGTCTTCGCCTATCCCGACGGCTACACCGACGCGGACCTCGTCATCGAACCGGGGCACCGACGGGCGTGGGCGGGTTACTACGAGGTCGTCGCGGGGAGAGGCAGGTAGGGCTCGTTCCGCTCTCGCCTGCCGGAGATGGTTTCCGAATATTCGGGTCGAAACAAGCGCGTCCAGCTAACCGGGTCACGTTCATCGGGTGCTTGAACGACTCGCTCGCGGCGGGCGAGCGAGAGGTGGCCGACCCCATCGACGACTCGTCCGCGGCCGCCCGTGCGAAGGGGGACTCGGTTTCAAAGCGGTGCCGTTTTCCCGTCACGAAACGCTCTCCGCCGCCTGCGGGGCGAACGGAAACCGGCCGACGGGGCGGCTTCAAGAGAGCGCTGTACGGCTTCTGTCTGACGCTGGTTATCAGATATGAAAACGGTTCTTGTTGGCGTAAATGCAGTATTACTTGACTTTCAGGTAGCTTTATTACCAGTGGCTTCAGTGAGTCTATCCAACACCAGACGCGGCAGGAAGGTGACGGTGATGGGTGCGGGCGGTGGTCTACTCCCCAACCCCGTCGCCCTCAGCCTCCACGTGCAGCGGAATAAGCCTTCCGTACGCGAGAAGGTGTTGTGGTAGATACCATGCAATTCGCAAAAAAGCTAATCGGCGACGAAGAGGAACGGGCTGTATCGCCAGTCATCGGGGTAATCCTGATGGTGGCGATCACGGTGATTCTCGCGGCCGTGATCGCGGCATTCGTGCTGGATATGGGGAATCTGGGAGAACCTGCTCCAAACGCGCAATTAAGCCATTCGGATTCAGAAACGGAAGTCAGTGGCGTTACTATTCCACAAATCGTGACGACACACGACGGTGGAGATGAAGTCTCTTCGGATGAAATCCGTATTGTTGTCAGAGACTCTAGTGATAATAGTGCAATTCAAACATTAACTCCTGATGGGGCTAATGGGTTCAACACGACAGATTATACCTCTGACGCCGTTGGTACCACCGATGACTGGTACGTAACCAAGAACGGTGATGAGGTCAGTGGCACTATTTCGACTGGTGATACGCTCGTTGTCACTTCCTCGATGGATACTAGTACTACTGGTTCGAATCCCGACCTTCATGACACGGATGTAGAAATTCAGATCATCCATGATCCTAGTGATAGCATGATTAGCAACAGCAACCTGAGCTTCGGCGAATACGAGACGCCGTAACAACTTCTCCCCTCTATTTTATAGGCCAACAAAATAATAATTAGATAGTGATATATATATATAGGTACTAATTTATTAGCACATTCTACATTTAGAATCCCCTAGCTATAACTCCATTAATAAATTTGGAAATATAAATCTAATTGCGACAATAATACCCTATCAAAATTGTCAAAACCCATCCGAACCAACACGAACGCCCGCCACTACATTCCACTCGGCCGCAACAATAATCAGCTCTCACCCGTCATTCGATTATAATGGTCGCGTCCCGATTGCTACCGTGGGTACTCGCAGCAGGCGCCGTGCTCGCCGTTCTCCTGACCTATCCGTTCGTCGCGACCGCGATCTCCTACCGGCGGAGCGACAACGGGTTGGCCTACATCCTCTTCGTGATCGGCATCGGCCTCTGGAACGGGATGTTCGCCGCGCAGTTGCTCGACCCGAACGCGCTGGTGAAGGGCTTCTTCTTCGCGCTCGCCGCCGTCGGGGCGTCGCTGGCCGCTCTCGGCTGGTT
The Salinilacihabitans rarus DNA segment above includes these coding regions:
- a CDS encoding type IV pilin, which translates into the protein MQFAKKLIGDEEERAVSPVIGVILMVAITVILAAVIAAFVLDMGNLGEPAPNAQLSHSDSETEVSGVTIPQIVTTHDGGDEVSSDEIRIVVRDSSDNSAIQTLTPDGANGFNTTDYTSDAVGTTDDWYVTKNGDEVSGTISTGDTLVVTSSMDTSTTGSNPDLHDTDVEIQIIHDPSDSMISNSNLSFGEYETP